One genomic region from Mastacembelus armatus chromosome 21, fMasArm1.2, whole genome shotgun sequence encodes:
- the LOC113123849 gene encoding olfactory receptor 11A1-like translates to MDNNLNITYITIDAYVELDKYRFVYFVIMFTAYILIICSNSTIVCLIVIHKNLHEPMYIFIAALLLNSVLFTTALYPKILFDVLSEKQIMSYSVCLFQYHITYALGASEFLLLAAMSYDRYVSICKPLQYPTIMRKRNICILLVVAWILPAGQLAVSIPQNANFKLCNFNFKGIICNSTVSKLQCESSRELNIYGLVCFVNLLILPVLFVLFTYIRIFIITYRSGREVRRKAAQTCLPHLIVLINFSCLGSFDILLFDMGTDFPKIVRLIISLQTMLYHPLFNPIIYGLKMREIHKHLRK, encoded by the coding sequence atggataataacctaaatataacatatataactattgatgcatatgtggaactggacaaatacagatttgtttattttgtgatcatgtttacagcatatattctaataatctgcagtaattctactattgtgtgtctgatagtgattcacaaaaacctccatgagcctatgtacattttcattgcagctttgttactcaactctgttctttttaccactgctctttacccaaagattctgtttgatgttttatctgaaaaacagatcatgtcATATTCAGTGTGTCTTTTCCAGTATCATATAACTTATGCTTTAggtgcttcagagtttttactgttggcagccatgtcctatgacaggtatgtgtctatatgtaaacctctgcagtatccaactatcatgaggaaaagaaacatctgtattttactggttgtagcttggattctgcctgctggtcagttagcagtaTCAATTCCGCAGAATGCCAATTTTAAACTgtgtaactttaattttaaaggaATCATTTGTAACAGCACAGTTTCTAAACTTCAGTGTGAAAGTTCAAGAGAACTAAATATATATGGTTTAgtgtgttttgttaatcttttaattctccctgtgcttttcgtcctttttacctacataaggatatttataatcacctatcgaagtggtagagaagtcaggagaaaagctgcacagacctgtttacctcacctgattgttctgatCAACTTTTCCTGCTTGGGTTCATTTGATATACTTCTATTTGACATGGgaactgattttccaaaaattgtgcgTTTAATAATTTCCTTACAAACAATGTTatatcatcctcttttcaatccaatcatatatggactaaaaatgagagaaattcataaacacctcaggaaa